TACAAAAATTCTCCGAGCTGCTGAATTGAAATCGGTTCTTTCGCATACTCCCGGATCGAGCAACGTTCTTCCTGAACACGCGCATAAGCCGGATCTTTCTGTTGGAGCTTTTCCAGGTCTGGTCGATATAAAGGTAAAAATTTGCCTCGATTCATTTTCTTTAAAACCGGAGGTGGATCCAGAATACCTGCGAGGCGGTAGGTGCCACCTGAAGGGTGATCATGCCTTCCTCCTCTACTGCGCGAATGAAACAGGAAATCATGAAATTCCCAGGATTGAAGACTCGCAATCCCATCCTCGCGCGAAAGTCCGAGGTTGTTCAATTCCCTTACAATGCCAGAGCTCAGGAGGAGACTAATCAACTCGCTTGCGGTTGCTTCCGGCAATTCCGGAATCATCCGGCAAAGATCCTTAGCGGAAACCGGTTGCGCTAGCATATGAATGACGGCGGATGCAATCCAATGATGCAGAATAACTCGTGAATAGGACAAAGGCGACTCAACCACGATTTGATTGCGATCCGCATGCAAATAAGCAAACCTGGAAAGAACGTATTTGCTTTCCGCATTCACTTTTCTTTCTTCATACACAAAATAAGGGGATTGCGGAATCTGCGTTGCAAGCAGTTTCTCTTCCAAATAAACGGATCGAACGGATGCAGTCACGATGCTTAGATGCTATACAAAGATCATGATGGGATTCAATTGCTCTTCTGATAAAGATTCGGAGACCCATCCTTGCTTAAGGGGAACATCATACAAACGGCCGGGCGCGAAGCGAGGCCAGAAATGCCGCAATTCCGGAACAA
This genomic stretch from bacterium harbors:
- a CDS encoding SagB family peptide dehydrogenase; this translates as MTASVRSVYLEEKLLATQIPQSPYFVYEERKVNAESKYVLSRFAYLHADRNQIVVESPLSYSRVILHHWIASAVIHMLAQPVSAKDLCRMIPELPEATASELISLLLSSGIVRELNNLGLSREDGIASLQSWEFHDFLFHSRSRGGRHDHPSGGTYRLAGILDPPPVLKKMNRGKFLPLYRPDLEKLQQKDPAYARVQEERCSIREYAKEPISIQQLGEFLYRVGRVSDFQKTAINTPHGVLQMDLAFRPFPSGGGLYEMELYLAINRCEGLASGLYYYDPEKHCLLLLSGMTADVEGLVKDAGRATLIPDKQIQTLIILAARFQRLAWKYSTIAYSLMLKNVGALYQTMYLAATAMGLAPCAVGYGDSDLFARAAGTEYYTETSIGEFLLGSRL